The DNA region ttttggttaaaggTTAATTCATCTTTTTATACTATATTCTCATAATATACTTCCAGACCCAGCTTTGTTGACAATGATGCGtaccataaaatatattttagttctGACTTTTTGTCAACTTTTATTTCTGAATTAAATTCTcttaaatgtaaaaaatacaGCAATTACAGGATTTAATATGTTAAAGTTTTATCTTTAAAACGATAAtaagtttttgaaaacatttgttttatttttttactgcacattaCTCAAATCGTACAAAATGAATGTGTCCTTTACATATATCTTACATCGTGGACATAAAAGCTTTAATCTTTATAGATCCGTTTAATAtaacagaaaagaagaaaaaaaacttgaaatctccgttaaaagaaaacatgacGGCAAAAAATCGGACCGAGACACGAGTTACACGACACTGATTCACACGGACAGTTATATACAAAAAggatttatctttttctttttggtaaaaataggatttatctttttattgtttcattttcGGGATCGATGTCGGAGAAGGAAGAGCTTCCGTCGACATCCAAGTCCGCCGGAGCTCTGTCGCGACCCACTTTATCCCTTCCTCCACGGCCGTTTAGTGAGATGTTCGTCTACGGTGGCGGCGTTGGTTTCAGCCCCGGTCCGATGACTCTGGTCTCAAACATGTTCTCCGACACCGATGAGTCGAGTAGGTCTTTCTCTCAGCTCCTTGCCGGAGTCGTCATGCCTTCCCCTGCTGCTGGTAGCGAAGggaataataatagtaatagcTCTAGTAGTGGTGTTGTTGATGTTGTTGACCCGAGATTTAAGCAGAGCAGACCGGCCGGTTTGATGGTTTCTCAGTCACCGTCTATGTTCACTGCACCACCGGGCTTAAGTCCTGCGATGCGGCTGGATTCACCGAGCTTCTTGGGTCTTTTCTCTCCCCTTCaggttttaaagatttttatcaACAAGTTTCTATTTCTGTTAAGAtcagttttaaaaaatctatttatggAAAGTGGAAGTTTATGGCTTTCTTTGTTGAGctgtttcttgttttctttgctAGGTTGGCTGCTTAGGCAAAAAGACAcgttttttatttgttagcAAACAGATTATAGACTTGTAATAGctatagaaagaaaaaaaaaacattcaaatcgTTTTTCATTTTAGGTCAATGTTGTAGAAATAAGATCAAGAGTTTGATTAGGGTTTATTAGGGAGATTTATGGATTGTCTCAAAGAGGAAATAAATTTGCAGCTTAACTAATTTTGAAAAGGTAGGAGCTTTAAGAGAAGGAAAGgttcttgtattttttttctccaaTTCTTGCTCTAACCTGGAATGTAACATTGTGCAGGGATCATATGGAATGACACATCAGCAAGCTCTAGCACAAGTCACAGCGCAAGCAGTTCAAGCCAATGCCATTAATATGCAACAACCTCAAACCGATGAGAACCCTCCTTCCTCTCAGGCCCTCCAATCATTTTCATCTGATCAGGCTCAGAACCCTACCTCGGATCATATAACCATCATCGAGCAAAGGTTGTCACAACGGCCTCTAAATGTCGACAGACCAGCGGATGATGGCTACAACTGGAGAAAGTATGGGCAAAAGCAAGTCAAAGGCAGCGAGTTTCCTCGAAGCTATTACAAGTGCACCAATCCGGGATGTCCTGTCAAGAAGAAGGTTGAGAGATCTCTCGATGGACAGGTAACTGAGATCATCTACAAAGGTCAGCACAATCACGAACCTCCTCAGAACACTAAGCGAGGCAACAACAAAGACAGCACAGCGAATCTAAATGGGAGCTCGGTTAATAACAAAACTACGAGGGAACAACATGAAGCAGCAAGTCAAGCTACAACGGAGCAAATGTCTGAGGCAAGTGACAGCGAAGAAGTTGGTAATGGAGAAAGTGGTGTGAGAGACGAGCCTGATGCCAAGAGAAGGTATATATAGTTATAAGCTTTGATGATGATTTGtatcattcattttttttatgaGAGAGATGTTTGAATGTGCAGAAGTACAGATGTTCGAGTTCTGGAACAAGCTGCTGCTGTTGCTGCTTCACATAGAACCGTGGCAGAGCCTAGAATTATTGTTCAGACAACAAGTGAGGTTGATCTTTTAGATGATGGATATAGATGGCGGAAGTATGGACAAAAAGTTGTCAAAGGGAATCCTTATCCAAGGTAATACACACAAAAAGATCATCTAACTGATTATAGTTTATTTGttaaaacatttttgttttgatgttttcacTTATGATCCACAGGAGTTACTACAAGTGCACAACACAGGGATGTGGAGTGAGGAAACATGTGGAGAGAGCAGCAACAGATCCAAAAGCTGTAGTAACAACATACGAAGGAAAACATAACCATGACCCTCCAGCAGCTAAATCAAGCAGCCATGCCGCTACAGCAGCGGCGGCACAGTTAAGGCATGGCGGTTTGGCTAACTTAAATCAGCAGCATCAGCAGCCAGTTGCGTGCCTAAGGCTGAAAGAAGAGCAAACAATTTAAGGAGAAGAAAACTCTGTATATCTCAGAGTGTTCATCAGAAAGGGTTGTTCTATGTTGTTCTATGTTCTGGTGTAGTACTTAAACGtcttagggtttaaggttttcAGATTTCTGTTGACTTATATGTATTCTTTTGTACATGAAGAAGAAAATTACAGGAGAGTTATTTGTTGTGTCTTTGTGTTATTGATTCAGAAGATAGTTACACGTTGTGTGGATGAGGTTTTATATGTTGTAATATCAAACTggactttttgtttgtttattagtATACTGTTGTAATCTGTCCGTAAGGGGTGTAACATGGAAAGCGTTTGAAGATCAGTGAGATGTTAAAAGATCATATCACACAACCGCAAAATCGAGTAGCAAAATGCTTGACAAAACTGAATCCACTTGTGTAACAACAAAACTAGAGATGGTAATGATGTGCGTCTCTCTCCCTAgatgagcttcttcttctggaaGAAAGTCTTCAAGTGCCAAAACTGAAGACCTGCGACTGATAAACAAACCCCAAGAGACATAAAACTCAACCATGCCATCTTCGAATTTGTCGATATGTTCAGTTCGTGCATTTCTTCTTCCCTGCAACATACCAGAAGAAGATGcatttttgagttttgagttaTATTCTCTTCAAAGGAAACACATGATTTTTGTGTAAAATTACCTGTCACGGAGGTAAAACATCTCGTCATGGATGGAAGTAACAGTATCCAATAACTTCTTAACCTCAGACTCAATGTTCTAGCCAATaacatcaaaaagaaaaatggttaaaacaaaacaaacgtTAAGATCTTAAGAGGATACAAATGTCACCACTGAAAGCTACTTTCGTTCTCAGTTGTCTGCAAAAAGCTAGTTTTCTCCATGTCGTCTACAAAAGCCTAGAGTCCCCTATCTATCCTCACTTTGCAGGAGATCAGTCAACTAGAGAGAAAGAAGGATGAGCTAAAAGCAACCAATCGAGTTCATAGTAAAACTAATAAATCTCTCTTCTAATACCACTTGAACTAGCACCATACGAAAGTATCTCAAATTCAATTTATAAAACTTTCCACTTATAACGGTCTAACTTAGCTCTATCATCTCCTCACACGCTCCAGCAAAATCCTAAAAATTGATCATCAGAATgagtttcagttttttttttggactttTCTTACTTCGACTTGGCTCAACTTGGCCACATTGGACCAGTCCTTGCTATGAATCCCCGTCCTCCAATCAAAGTCAATGGTCAGTACCGTCTCCGGTTTGTGATCAACGGCCGAGAAGCAGGTGATGTAATCTCCTGTTTCCACAGCCGTCAACGAGAAATGTCCCGTGCTCACTCCGTCCGCCTCGTGATAAACCGTTCCTTGCGGCGACGTCACCTaataacacacacacaccaaCACTGACACCAATTGATTGAAATGCGATGAGATTCGAGTGATTAAAGATGTGTTGTTGTTTTACCTTGACGGTGATTTTGTGGGAAGCAGGGAGAGGATGATCTTCGTGAGGGTTTACGATGCTGTATTTGCCGACGGACATTGCGTTCACGTGAATCTCCTCGGAGATGCATTTCGTGTGGCCTGAGTGTAGCTCGTAGCGCATTGAGAGCGTCGCGGGGGATAAGATTGAGAGGATCAGGAGTGTGATCGTCGAGCTCCGATGAAGATCCATGGCGGCTCCGATGTAGTGGAGATATCGATCTGACGAGTATTTGATGTTTTTACGTTGTTTTGCTGGCTAGTGAAGGAGACGGAGAAAGTCAACACGTGCGTTGCCACGCGGAGGTGTTTTATTGGTCGTAACACGTGGATTAGCTTATTGGACTAACCACTTCTGACTTAGTTGCAGAGGGTTTTCGACCCAAGCTCTGTATTGAGCCTACATTGGGCTTaccttttgatttttttttttacattagcCCAAGCATATCCAGAGTAGAAATCTCTTCTTTAATTTCAagttcaaactttttttttttctttttcaagttCAAACTTGATTggctaaattttttttgaaactgttgcaataataaaaaaaagttaaaattcaTAAAGATGTTAATTTAAAGTTTAAGCATAATTAGCTTGTTATTTCGAAACAATTGTTATGGAGTttttgtaaagaagaaaaaaaagagactaGCTTTACTTGGAAGGAATGCTAATGCAATGCAGATGCAAATTGAGGGTAGTCATGATTTCGCCTCCATTTCTCTGTGtttatatctgattttttttttcaaaacaactCATACTCTTATAGGGCATCTGTATATTATATTAAGGAGTGTGTATGTATGCAGACGCATATATGCATGTTTAATCAAAGAAGCGTGTGGGCGAAAGAGATTAAAGAACTTTTTGATCGTGATTAGTGGCAATAAATAGAGTATAGTTAGGTGAATGCGTTGACAATGACTCggatcaaaaattcaaaaaaggcCAAGTGTGTCTTCTTCCTTTCCCTTCTAGTAGTTGTATATGTTTTTCAGAGTTGAATATTCACGAAATCTTTAAATGAATATATCTATTTCTGTCTTTTTCCTTAAACGTCATTTCATTTTTCTTGTCCTAATAAATCACATTTCGTTAAGAATCGGGCATCTCGACAAAAACTGGCATTTAATTAAAAGTTACTGTTTCCATTTTCTGACCAATAGCATTTAATATTGgagatgaaaataataaattggcggttaattatttatgttcgtcattcctctcctctctctctctctctctctctctctcactacCACCACTCTCGttcgtgattttttttttttaatttcgaaTTTTctcggaaaaaaaaattaatcctCGAGATTCAAACCTGTGACGACGAGGAGCCTCTGTTTCATTTCACGTTTGCCATCTAATTTTACTCTGCATTTGAAAGCAACCCTCCGGAAAATTCTGACAATCACAAGAtctcgagaaaaaaaaattaggttttcCGCAAATTAAtcatcatcaatctcatgaGGCGGCGAAGACGATCGTCGGAGGTAGTAGATGGAAGTAGTTAGATCGGAATCCACTCAGGCGCGGAGCGATAACAAGCTTCCGCCTCCGGCAGCTCCGAAGCCCCGCGTCCAAGTCTGGTTCGTCACCGTCTGCTCCACCATTCTCATCTGGACGTGTCTGGTCCAGCTTTTCGCCGCCGGTGAGCTCTGGCGTACCCGGATCTTCACCGGTCAGGTTTCCAGATTCTCGGCCCCTGATAAGCCCGTTCCGTtgcctcctcctcttcctcctccgagtctgtttcttgttcttcttcccTTCTCTTTGTTATATCGTCTTTCGTCTGAGTGTTTTGATAATGAGATTATTATTGTTAAATGGCAGGGAACTATACAAGCAATGGGATTCTACTTGTATCGTGTAACGGCGGACTTAATCAGATGCGATCTGCTGTTAGTCACGTGCTCTTTCGATCTCtcagatttgatgttttaaaaaaaaaataaagattgacgcatgttgttgttgtttttagaTTTGTGACATGGTGACTGTTGCGAGGCTACTTAACCTCACTCTCGTTGTTCCTGAGCTTGATAAGACTTCTTTCTGGGCTGATCCAAGGTAAATAATAATACTCTTGTCTTTTATAGGTGTCTATATAGCAAATCTAAAGGGGCAAACTTTGTTTTCCTTTGCAGTGGGTTTGAGGATATTTTTGATGTGAGACATTTCAT from Raphanus sativus cultivar WK10039 chromosome 8, ASM80110v3, whole genome shotgun sequence includes:
- the LOC108819435 gene encoding probable WRKY transcription factor 4, encoding MSEKEELPSTSKSAGALSRPTLSLPPRPFSEMFVYGGGVGFSPGPMTLVSNMFSDTDESSRSFSQLLAGVVMPSPAAGSEGNNNSNSSSSGVVDVVDPRFKQSRPAGLMVSQSPSMFTAPPGLSPAMRLDSPSFLGLFSPLQGSYGMTHQQALAQVTAQAVQANAINMQQPQTDENPPSSQALQSFSSDQAQNPTSDHITIIEQRLSQRPLNVDRPADDGYNWRKYGQKQVKGSEFPRSYYKCTNPGCPVKKKVERSLDGQVTEIIYKGQHNHEPPQNTKRGNNKDSTANLNGSSVNNKTTREQHEAASQATTEQMSEASDSEEVGNGESGVRDEPDAKRRSTDVRVLEQAAAVAASHRTVAEPRIIVQTTSEVDLLDDGYRWRKYGQKVVKGNPYPRSYYKCTTQGCGVRKHVERAATDPKAVVTTYEGKHNHDPPAAKSSSHAATAAAAQLRHGGLANLNQQHQQPVACLRLKEEQTI
- the LOC130498857 gene encoding transmembrane emp24 domain-containing protein p24delta7-like codes for the protein MDLHRSSTITLLILSILSPATLSMRYELHSGHTKCISEEIHVNAMSVGKYSIVNPHEDHPLPASHKITVKVTSPQGTVYHEADGVSTGHFSLTAVETGDYITCFSAVDHKPETVLTIDFDWRTGIHSKDWSNVAKLSQVENIESEVKKLLDTVTSIHDEMFYLRDREEEMHELNISTNSKMAWLSFMSLGVCLSVAGLQFWHLKTFFQKKKLI